The Dethiosulfovibrio peptidovorans DSM 11002 genome has a window encoding:
- a CDS encoding amidohydrolase family protein, producing MDQNRYIISNGVVADGRGVFYYNGSVLVDSGRIASVGPLDDLEIEGLPVLDVGGRLILPGLVNMHHHLYSHFAPGLAPHGPSEGFVEVLEDLWWPLDASMDESSIYWSSLCGAMDSVRHGVTTFFDHHASMNLSEGVLDVIDRAVEKVGSRAVLCLEVSDRLGRERVKNQFEENVRFWSSHRNDTARKGMLGIHANMTLSDESMAFLGRQKPKEMSIHVHCGEGRPDYDFCVEKGYHGPIHRLDSFGLISPGSLLVHCIHLSERDYRILEEISPAVVTNPESNANNRVGRMDRGRIGRFLLGTDGMSGDMVASLRSAFLLDRQAPRLWEGLKDAFFDERYDYVRRFFPDLRGFEIGSAADVAVLDYVPLTPVSEDNLLGHLIFGAKGGNSFMTVVDGKILWHDGKFTDSDLNDVSLVSEARKAALNLHGRFEALDWNGHLR from the coding sequence TCAAAATCGCTATATCATCTCTAACGGCGTAGTGGCCGACGGCAGAGGCGTCTTCTATTACAACGGATCCGTTTTGGTCGATAGCGGTAGGATCGCCTCCGTAGGCCCTCTCGACGACCTGGAGATCGAGGGTCTTCCGGTTTTGGATGTGGGTGGTAGGTTGATACTGCCAGGTCTGGTGAATATGCACCATCATCTCTACTCCCATTTTGCCCCCGGTCTGGCTCCTCACGGTCCCTCGGAGGGCTTCGTCGAAGTCTTGGAGGACCTATGGTGGCCTCTTGACGCCTCCATGGACGAGAGCTCGATTTATTGGTCCTCCCTGTGTGGCGCCATGGACTCGGTTCGCCATGGGGTGACCACCTTTTTCGATCATCACGCTTCGATGAACCTGTCGGAGGGAGTGCTTGACGTGATAGACCGTGCCGTCGAAAAGGTCGGATCTAGGGCGGTCCTATGTCTTGAGGTATCCGATCGTCTCGGCAGGGAGCGAGTAAAGAATCAGTTCGAGGAAAACGTCCGATTTTGGAGCTCCCATCGAAACGATACCGCCAGAAAGGGAATGCTTGGCATTCATGCCAACATGACCTTGTCGGACGAGTCCATGGCCTTTCTAGGACGGCAAAAACCCAAGGAGATGTCTATCCACGTCCATTGTGGAGAGGGACGTCCCGACTACGATTTCTGCGTAGAGAAGGGGTATCACGGACCGATCCATCGGCTGGACTCGTTTGGACTGATTTCCCCGGGGTCTCTGTTGGTCCACTGTATTCATCTCTCGGAAAGGGATTACCGCATATTGGAGGAAATCTCTCCCGCTGTGGTGACAAATCCGGAGTCGAACGCGAACAACAGGGTGGGACGGATGGATAGAGGCCGCATAGGGCGTTTCCTCTTGGGGACCGACGGTATGTCGGGAGATATGGTGGCTTCTCTTCGTTCGGCTTTTCTGCTTGATCGTCAGGCCCCGAGGCTCTGGGAAGGCTTGAAAGACGCCTTCTTCGACGAAAGGTACGACTATGTCCGTCGTTTTTTTCCGGATCTCAGAGGCTTCGAGATAGGGTCAGCCGCGGATGTAGCCGTTTTGGACTATGTTCCCCTTACCCCTGTATCAGAAGATAACCTCTTGGGACATCTCATATTCGGAGCCAAGGGCGGAAACTCGTTCATGACGGTGGTTGACGGAAAGATCCTCTGGCATGATGGAAAATTCACCGACAGTGATTTGAACGATGTCTCTTTGGTCTCGGAGGCTCGAAAGGCTGCTTTAAACCTTCACGGCAGATTCGAGGCGCTGGACTGGAACGGACATCTCAGGTGA
- a CDS encoding dihydroorotate dehydrogenase yields the protein MADLTVKLGKLKFINPVLPAAGPNVMRLEQMLEAVERGAGGIVTKTVSREPAVYPKPCISKGPCDGLLNCETWSDRPWRSYIDDYVKVKETGVPLICSIGYSPEDVAELGKALEAEVGPDVVEFSTHYVGKTLDPLKRVAEALRGSVSCPVWMKVSPSTPNIPEMAKVMSDYVDGFVAVNSVGPALDFDIDKPKPRLGTEDGHGWLSGPAITGVALYAVYQISHSQDKPVVGVGGIRTGEDAVKFIMAGASLVGICSEAIRRGTGIYGKIASEISDWMDRKGYGSLDDIRGLYAPVEAGDSR from the coding sequence ATGGCAGATTTGACCGTTAAATTGGGGAAGTTAAAGTTCATAAATCCGGTGCTTCCCGCAGCGGGCCCCAACGTCATGAGGTTGGAGCAGATGTTGGAGGCAGTGGAGAGAGGGGCTGGAGGCATAGTGACAAAGACGGTGTCCAGAGAACCGGCCGTCTACCCTAAACCCTGCATTTCCAAAGGACCTTGCGATGGTCTTTTGAACTGCGAGACTTGGTCCGATCGTCCCTGGAGGAGCTATATAGATGACTATGTCAAGGTCAAGGAGACCGGTGTTCCCCTGATATGCTCCATCGGCTACAGCCCCGAGGACGTGGCTGAGCTTGGCAAGGCGCTGGAGGCGGAGGTTGGTCCCGACGTGGTGGAGTTCTCAACCCATTACGTCGGCAAGACCCTCGATCCACTGAAGCGTGTGGCCGAGGCCCTTAGAGGGTCTGTATCCTGTCCTGTATGGATGAAGGTATCTCCCAGTACCCCGAATATACCGGAGATGGCCAAGGTCATGTCCGATTATGTCGACGGATTCGTTGCGGTCAACTCGGTAGGTCCCGCTCTGGATTTCGATATCGATAAACCTAAGCCTCGGTTGGGGACGGAGGACGGCCACGGTTGGCTTTCCGGCCCGGCCATCACCGGCGTCGCTCTTTATGCGGTCTATCAGATATCCCATTCTCAGGATAAACCGGTCGTGGGGGTAGGAGGCATCAGGACCGGAGAGGATGCGGTCAAGTTCATCATGGCAGGGGCTTCTTTGGTCGGAATATGTTCCGAGGCGATACGCAGAGGAACCGGCATATACGGAAAAATAGCCTCCGAGATATCCGATTGGATGGATCGAAAGGGATATGGCTCGTTGGACGATATTCGGGGTCTATATGCTCCGGTCGAGGCGGGCGATTCGAGATGA
- a CDS encoding xanthine dehydrogenase family protein molybdopterin-binding subunit produces the protein MDGRRVVGKPEPRKDGWDKVTGRALFVDDIPLDGCWYGGVLRSTVARGILKGIDRDPSFDWSKVTVVTAADLPGANMVASVRDDCPILAENRVSYVTEPIALVAAPDRLLLERALSCLRPIIEPDGDPVVDVMEALKAERIVWGEDNVIQQFDIRRGDLAAGFDEADFIFEETYSTQHQEQAYLEPQGAFAVPTSDGRGVEVTISCQCPFYVHNSLSKGLPLDPGNIVVKQSTTGGAFGGKEFYPSLVALHVAVLALVSGKTVKLIFDREEDLSSTSKRHPSVTRIRSGHKKDGTLTAMDVDFILNGGATTTLSVVVLQRGVLHATGCYRVPNVRVLGRVVATNLPPSGAYRGFGVPQSVFAVERHMDLVASRLGISPVDIRRANMLNVGDMLPCGQVLDQVAAREVMDRALKSSDYFEKVKRYSEENCSGSKVLKGIGTAVFLHGGAFTGSGEEYIDGVTKVVFVPGEVPEDGRVEIRIGSTEMGQGAATVLPQIVAEGLMLDLEKVDYMDPDTSAVSNSGPTVASRTTVVVGAILTRSAQDMIDKLRDFIGERENSIVSYEDGLFRFDGGTISFMEAAHSYSEVKGELVGWGRYRSTGSRWDDDTNSGDAYPSYSWACDVVEVEVDRDTLEVVPTRLYAAVEIGTVINPVLAEGQYEGGTLQALGYGWLEDMKVKRDRIDAGSLSKYLIPTTMDTPSFQIEFLEVPYEYGPYGAKGLGELPHDGAAPALAQAIGHALGIFPKDIPVTPERITAMLTSKEERR, from the coding sequence ATGGATGGACGCAGGGTGGTGGGGAAGCCCGAGCCGAGGAAGGACGGTTGGGATAAGGTAACGGGCAGGGCTCTTTTCGTGGACGATATACCTTTGGATGGATGTTGGTATGGCGGAGTTCTTAGGTCGACCGTTGCCAGAGGAATTCTCAAGGGGATCGATAGAGATCCTTCCTTCGACTGGTCCAAGGTTACGGTCGTGACCGCCGCGGACCTGCCCGGGGCTAATATGGTGGCCTCGGTGCGAGACGACTGTCCAATATTGGCGGAGAACCGAGTTTCCTACGTTACGGAGCCTATCGCCTTGGTGGCCGCCCCGGATAGACTATTGCTCGAAAGGGCCTTGTCTTGCCTGAGACCGATCATAGAGCCGGACGGGGATCCTGTGGTCGACGTGATGGAGGCATTGAAGGCCGAACGGATCGTATGGGGAGAGGACAACGTCATACAGCAGTTCGATATCCGTCGAGGAGATCTGGCCGCCGGTTTCGACGAAGCTGATTTTATCTTCGAGGAAACCTACAGCACCCAGCATCAGGAACAGGCCTATCTGGAGCCACAGGGAGCCTTCGCCGTGCCCACTTCCGACGGAAGGGGAGTCGAGGTCACCATATCCTGTCAGTGCCCTTTTTACGTGCATAACTCTTTGTCCAAGGGGTTGCCTCTTGATCCGGGGAACATAGTTGTGAAGCAGTCCACCACGGGAGGAGCCTTTGGAGGGAAGGAGTTTTATCCGTCTTTGGTTGCCCTCCATGTGGCAGTTCTGGCATTGGTCTCGGGTAAAACGGTCAAGCTGATATTCGATCGTGAGGAAGATCTGTCATCTACCTCCAAAAGGCACCCATCGGTCACCAGAATTCGCTCCGGTCATAAGAAGGACGGTACCTTAACCGCCATGGACGTGGACTTTATCCTGAACGGAGGGGCCACCACCACCTTGAGCGTGGTGGTACTCCAGAGGGGGGTCCTCCACGCGACGGGGTGTTATCGGGTCCCGAACGTCAGGGTATTGGGAAGGGTGGTAGCCACCAATCTACCCCCCAGCGGAGCCTACAGGGGTTTCGGTGTTCCTCAGTCGGTCTTCGCTGTGGAGCGTCATATGGATCTTGTAGCCTCCAGACTCGGGATCTCTCCTGTCGACATCCGTAGAGCGAACATGCTCAACGTGGGGGACATGCTGCCCTGCGGACAGGTTCTGGATCAGGTCGCAGCTAGAGAGGTCATGGATAGAGCCCTGAAGAGCTCGGACTACTTCGAAAAGGTGAAGAGATATTCGGAGGAAAATTGCTCCGGATCGAAGGTGCTTAAAGGCATAGGGACGGCGGTATTCCTTCACGGAGGAGCCTTCACCGGGTCAGGAGAGGAGTATATAGACGGCGTCACAAAAGTCGTCTTCGTTCCCGGAGAGGTTCCGGAAGACGGGCGGGTCGAGATAAGAATAGGCAGCACCGAGATGGGCCAAGGAGCTGCCACTGTGTTGCCCCAGATAGTCGCTGAAGGCCTTATGCTGGATCTCGAGAAGGTGGATTACATGGACCCCGATACCTCCGCCGTTTCGAACAGCGGGCCGACAGTAGCCTCTCGTACCACCGTCGTCGTAGGGGCCATATTGACCAGATCGGCCCAGGATATGATAGATAAGCTGAGGGATTTTATAGGGGAGAGAGAAAACTCGATCGTCTCCTACGAGGACGGTTTATTTCGTTTCGATGGAGGAACGATATCCTTTATGGAGGCGGCCCATAGCTATTCCGAGGTCAAGGGCGAGCTCGTAGGGTGGGGCAGATATCGTTCCACCGGAAGCCGCTGGGACGACGATACGAATAGCGGCGACGCCTATCCTTCCTACTCCTGGGCTTGCGACGTGGTAGAGGTGGAGGTGGACAGAGACACCCTCGAGGTAGTCCCCACCAGGCTTTATGCCGCCGTCGAGATTGGGACGGTTATCAACCCGGTCCTGGCGGAGGGGCAGTATGAAGGGGGGACTCTTCAGGCTCTCGGTTACGGTTGGCTGGAGGATATGAAGGTTAAAAGAGACCGCATAGATGCGGGGTCTCTGAGTAAATATCTTATACCGACCACGATGGACACGCCGTCCTTCCAAATCGAATTCTTAGAGGTGCCATACGAATACGGGCCCTATGGAGCCAAGGGGTTGGGCGAGCTCCCCCACGACGGAGCCGCTCCTGCCTTGGCCCAGGCGATAGGGCATGCATTAGGGATATTCCCCAAGGACATCCCGGTGACCCCGGAGAGGATCACCGCCATGTTGACCTCAAAGGAGGAACGGCGATGA
- a CDS encoding FAD binding domain-containing protein, with amino-acid sequence MRIALSINGEKLNFEVSPLDRLLDILRTYKGLTGTKEGCGEGECGACAVILDGRLVNSCMIPAMELHGSKVLTVEGLEGEGDLLQRAFVEEGAVQCGFCTPGMVMASRALLARRPHPTREEIKEGLAGNLCRCTGYEKIIKAVSRAADEGYGEIAKADLDFQEMEKPSEPAGLSESEMDKVFLPYDLDEACQVLSRFDDVYMLAGTTDFYPDLKKGKPVPGRLMDLTHICELKKIDVSEANVIIGSGVTTQRIAEDPTIAEFFPALREAADSSAAIAIKNRATLGGNLMTASPAADIPPVLMMLGAKAVLRSSSGRREIPMDSLFKGYRETVRRPDELLDSVMIPTPKKGTVQVFYKRGSRKSLTISRVNVACSARLEDGVVRDMKVVAGTMSIFPSPLVQVSEMVEGKPITASLVEAVREAARDGVHPRTSEEYRKNITGNMVARFLSELGQRF; translated from the coding sequence ATGAGAATCGCTTTGTCTATAAACGGAGAGAAACTAAACTTCGAGGTGAGCCCTCTCGACCGTCTCCTGGATATACTTAGGACCTACAAGGGACTGACCGGGACCAAGGAGGGCTGCGGAGAGGGGGAGTGCGGTGCCTGTGCTGTCATTCTGGACGGCCGACTGGTCAACTCCTGCATGATCCCTGCAATGGAACTCCACGGCAGCAAGGTGCTGACAGTAGAGGGGCTTGAAGGGGAGGGCGATCTCCTGCAAAGGGCATTCGTGGAGGAGGGGGCGGTGCAGTGCGGCTTCTGTACTCCCGGGATGGTCATGGCCTCCAGGGCCCTGCTAGCCAGACGTCCCCATCCGACCAGGGAGGAGATCAAAGAGGGACTCGCTGGCAATCTATGTCGTTGCACCGGTTACGAGAAGATAATAAAGGCCGTGTCCAGGGCGGCCGACGAGGGATACGGCGAGATAGCTAAGGCCGATCTGGATTTTCAGGAAATGGAAAAACCCTCCGAGCCCGCTGGTCTTAGCGAGAGTGAAATGGATAAGGTTTTTCTTCCCTACGATCTTGATGAAGCCTGCCAGGTCTTAAGCCGTTTCGACGATGTTTACATGCTCGCCGGTACGACCGATTTCTACCCGGACCTTAAGAAAGGGAAGCCCGTTCCGGGGCGATTGATGGATCTTACCCATATATGCGAGCTGAAGAAGATAGACGTATCGGAGGCCAATGTGATTATCGGTAGTGGAGTTACCACCCAAAGGATAGCGGAAGATCCGACTATAGCGGAGTTTTTCCCTGCCCTCCGGGAAGCCGCCGATAGCTCCGCAGCGATCGCCATAAAAAACAGGGCCACTTTGGGTGGAAACCTGATGACGGCGTCCCCTGCGGCCGACATCCCTCCGGTTCTCATGATGCTGGGAGCGAAGGCGGTCCTTCGAAGTTCCTCCGGCCGAAGAGAGATTCCGATGGATTCTCTCTTCAAAGGCTACCGGGAGACGGTCCGTCGTCCCGACGAGCTCCTGGATTCCGTAATGATTCCCACCCCCAAAAAAGGAACTGTTCAGGTTTTTTACAAAAGAGGATCGAGAAAATCACTGACCATCTCCAGGGTAAACGTGGCCTGCTCCGCTCGACTGGAGGACGGAGTGGTGAGGGATATGAAGGTAGTAGCCGGGACGATGTCGATCTTCCCGAGCCCTTTGGTACAAGTATCCGAGATGGTCGAGGGGAAGCCGATAACGGCATCTCTGGTAGAGGCCGTTCGAGAAGCTGCCAGAGACGGAGTTCATCCGAGAACCTCGGAGGAGTACAGAAAAAACATCACCGGAAACATGGTAGCTCGTTTTCTGAGCGAGCTTGGTCAGAGGTTTTGA